A genome region from Williamwhitmania taraxaci includes the following:
- a CDS encoding tetratricopeptide repeat protein, with protein sequence MKFLLTLTIGLLFTVTLFGQEDRINELVKRGIELNDQGKYAEAVAKYNAALEIDINSEFATYELSYTYMTMGQYDNAVRYSKKVIKQNGSHLHEAYVVLGSSLDMLGKSKKAVDVFVEGLALFPNSNLLNYNLALTYYKLQNYEKAEVAAINAIIAKPKHPSSHLALSTIVQAKEEQIKSLLPLYYFLMLEPNSQRSKINYIKVREMLIQGVTQKDEKNVDMKIVSDTSSSNEFSGAEMMVSLRAAARYAAANRNKSDMQIFVESTRGIFSILGEMKKDKTGFWWDIYVARFNDLVATNNYEAFCYYISKSINADEVKKWIADNPSKMQALMDWMNK encoded by the coding sequence ATGAAATTTCTACTGACACTCACCATTGGATTACTCTTTACCGTAACCCTTTTTGGACAGGAAGACAGGATTAACGAGCTGGTAAAGCGAGGCATCGAGCTCAATGATCAGGGAAAATATGCTGAGGCCGTGGCCAAGTATAACGCGGCGTTGGAAATCGATATCAACTCCGAGTTTGCAACCTATGAGCTCTCCTATACCTACATGACTATGGGGCAATACGATAATGCAGTAAGGTATAGCAAGAAGGTGATTAAGCAAAACGGAAGCCACCTCCACGAGGCATATGTTGTGCTGGGCAGCTCGTTGGATATGTTGGGCAAGTCGAAGAAAGCCGTCGACGTATTTGTTGAGGGATTGGCTCTGTTCCCCAATAGCAATCTGCTGAACTATAACCTCGCTCTAACCTACTACAAGTTGCAGAACTACGAGAAAGCCGAGGTGGCCGCCATTAATGCCATTATTGCAAAACCCAAGCATCCCAGCAGCCACTTGGCCTTGTCTACCATTGTGCAAGCAAAGGAAGAACAAATCAAATCATTGCTGCCACTCTACTACTTCCTAATGCTGGAGCCCAACTCTCAGCGATCGAAGATTAACTACATCAAAGTAAGGGAGATGTTGATACAAGGCGTAACGCAAAAAGATGAGAAGAACGTCGATATGAAAATTGTATCCGATACCAGCAGCAGCAATGAATTTTCCGGTGCCGAAATGATGGTGAGCTTACGGGCTGCGGCGCGATACGCTGCCGCGAATAGGAATAAGAGCGATATGCAAATATTTGTGGAGAGCACCCGAGGCATATTCAGCATTTTGGGCGAGATGAAAAAGGATAAAACCGGCTTTTGGTGGGATATTTACGTTGCACGATTCAACGATTTGGTTGCTACCAACAACTATGAGGCATTCTGCTACTATATTTCTAAATCGATTAATGCCGATGAGGTGAAAAAATGGATTGCCGACAACCCAAGTAAGATGCAGGCGTTAATGGATTGGATGAATAAGTAG